Proteins encoded together in one Bacteroides ovatus window:
- a CDS encoding RagB/SusD family nutrient uptake outer membrane protein, with the protein MKKLIYTAFVICGMLTASCSDLLNLESKTDVTNNYLFTTPEGLNTVVTGLYSLARELPGGADNNESNLYIVTMCDFNTDIAILRAGVSTSIGRLNTSFTPSTGDVNKFWKHHYGIIGKANEIIVAAEALGLDDSDVLHAWSEAKFFRGRSYFELWKRFDRLYLNITPTTVDNLKREYKPASHEELMTLMTTDLDDAMKGLDWSLPQNNGNVLYGRVTKATAKHVRAQVAMWESDWDTAIEECEDIFKQEGIYSMEKKAENVFNSADLKSPEVLWSFQYSQNLGGGGSGTPVAGHRISIQTTTRINKIAGCINTADQGGYGWGRIYPNTYLLSLYDQAKDTRYNELFVHRFKYNDPTSPKYGELIPLAKSSSYCETLHFMSKKYFDQWTMADNPDRTTGFKDLIVYRLAETYLMAAEAYMRRDGGMSTDALRCYNKTWERAGNDKFAGPLTQDILLDEYARELNFEGVRWPLLKRLGLLGERVKAHYGETKAENPYLDKDYAECRTSFVVGKHECWPIPQEQIDLMGKENFPQNENWY; encoded by the coding sequence ATGAAAAAGTTAATATATACAGCCTTTGTCATTTGCGGAATGTTGACCGCTTCCTGCTCGGATTTATTAAATCTGGAATCAAAAACAGACGTGACGAATAATTATCTGTTCACTACTCCCGAAGGGTTGAATACTGTCGTTACAGGATTGTATTCCCTGGCACGTGAATTGCCGGGTGGAGCGGATAATAACGAATCTAATCTGTACATCGTTACCATGTGTGACTTTAATACGGATATTGCCATACTTAGAGCAGGTGTTTCTACCTCAATCGGACGTTTGAATACAAGTTTTACTCCAAGTACCGGAGATGTCAATAAGTTCTGGAAACATCACTATGGGATTATCGGAAAAGCAAATGAAATTATTGTAGCGGCAGAAGCCTTGGGACTGGATGACAGCGATGTATTGCACGCATGGAGTGAAGCGAAATTCTTCAGAGGACGGAGCTATTTTGAACTTTGGAAACGCTTTGACCGCCTTTATCTGAACATCACTCCAACCACTGTAGATAATCTGAAACGGGAGTATAAACCGGCTTCTCATGAAGAACTGATGACACTGATGACAACTGACTTGGATGATGCGATGAAAGGTCTGGACTGGTCACTTCCTCAAAATAACGGAAATGTATTGTATGGACGGGTAACGAAAGCGACTGCCAAACATGTCCGTGCACAGGTTGCCATGTGGGAATCGGATTGGGATACAGCCATTGAGGAATGTGAAGACATCTTTAAACAGGAGGGCATTTACTCAATGGAAAAGAAGGCCGAGAATGTATTTAATAGCGCAGATTTGAAATCCCCGGAAGTGTTGTGGAGTTTCCAATATTCACAAAACTTGGGTGGAGGAGGTTCCGGAACTCCGGTTGCCGGACATCGTATCTCTATTCAGACCACTACCCGAATCAATAAAATTGCAGGTTGTATCAATACGGCCGATCAGGGTGGATATGGTTGGGGACGTATTTATCCGAATACCTATTTATTGAGTTTGTATGACCAGGCTAAAGATACACGATACAATGAATTGTTCGTACACCGTTTCAAATACAATGATCCTACTTCTCCTAAATATGGCGAATTGATTCCCCTTGCGAAAAGTTCCAGTTATTGTGAGACGCTGCATTTCATGTCGAAAAAATACTTTGATCAGTGGACTATGGCCGATAATCCGGACCGGACAACGGGATTCAAGGATTTGATTGTCTATCGACTGGCTGAAACTTACTTAATGGCGGCAGAAGCGTATATGCGCCGTGACGGAGGAATGAGCACGGATGCTCTGCGCTGCTACAATAAAACATGGGAACGTGCCGGGAATGACAAATTTGCGGGACCTCTGACGCAAGATATTCTTTTGGATGAATATGCCCGTGAACTGAACTTCGAGGGAGTCCGTTGGCCTTTACTAAAACGTTTGGGTCTTTTGGGTGAAAGGGTGAAAGCGCATTATGGCGAGACAAAAGCTGAAAATCCTTATTTAGATAAAGATTATGCGGAATGTCGTACCAGTTTTGTAGTTGGAAAGCACGAATGTTGGCCTATTCCACAGGAGCAGATTGACTTGATGGGGAAAGAGAATTTTCCACAGAATGAGAATTGGTATTAA
- a CDS encoding SusC/RagA family TonB-linked outer membrane protein, with product MKNIVIKWAVFLTAFLISLEVSAQNVRVSGVVTDALGPIPGVNIMEEGTTNGTVTDVNGKYSISVSAKSTLVFSCIGYKEQKIRVGTKTVLNVNMVEESKMLDELVVVGYGVQRKSDVATSVASVKADEMRTFPAGNVADMLRGRAAGVNVTSSSGRPGSTPSITIRGSRSISADNAPLYIIDGSPSSATEFSTLSADDIESVEILKDAASQAIYGARASDGVVLVTTKRGKAGKVEVNYNGYLGIQSLWRNFDFYSPEEYMQLRREAKAHDKGIIDAREISIAEALEDEVMQRVWASGKFIDWEKEMFRNAIYHNHDVSVRGGTEKIKVSAGANYFDQQGMVVTGSGYQKFSLRLNLDFEIAKWISFGINSSYAMTKQDREDGNFNDFITSSPLAEIYDADGKYTKYINSEGNYNPLYRAEHYGREVTRDNYRLNFFMDVKPFKGFNYRLNTSVYNQTSEDGSYKDSQYPGGGGTAVLDESRTQNWLVENIVTYKVPIRNKKHQLTLTGVQSVDHNGSKSIGYSVENLPVDKDWNFISQGEFTGKPRRQFNENNLVSFMARAQYSLLDRYLLNVAVRRDGSSRFGKENKWGTFPSAAFAWRVNQESFLRDVSWIDNLKLRVSYGIVGNQNGIGNYTTLGLADNKEYEFGNVFQMGYLPSKELSNPNLKWEQSATANFGVDFSFFNGRLNGTVEYYNTHTKDLLVKRSLNASLGYTTMLDNLGKTKSSGIDLSLNGDVVRTKEFTWTLGTNFSMYKNEIVRIDDTLDENGKPASQVAQGWIIGEPINVYYDYLIDGIFQYDDFDITRDGTGNLVYTLKNTYDSDNDGVADSPINYGGAIEPGMVKVRDNNGDGKITADDRVPIRKDPKFTLSLSSTWNWKGFDLFMDWYGVSGRKIKNGYLYEYNSGGSLRGKLNGVKVDYWTPFNPSNKFPRPSYSADPAYLSAIAIQDASYIRLRTLQLGYTFPTRLLKNTPIHKLRLYATATNLLTFTEFKSYSPELTPGSYPESRQYVFGVNVSF from the coding sequence ATGAAAAACATCGTAATTAAATGGGCTGTGTTCCTGACAGCCTTTCTTATCTCTTTAGAGGTTAGTGCTCAAAACGTCAGAGTTTCTGGAGTGGTGACAGACGCACTTGGACCGATCCCCGGAGTTAATATCATGGAGGAGGGGACTACTAATGGTACAGTGACGGATGTAAATGGAAAATATTCAATCAGTGTATCGGCTAAATCTACCCTTGTTTTTTCTTGTATAGGATATAAGGAACAAAAAATACGTGTCGGTACGAAAACGGTGCTGAATGTGAATATGGTGGAAGAGTCGAAAATGCTCGATGAATTGGTGGTTGTCGGTTATGGAGTTCAGCGTAAGAGTGATGTGGCCACTTCGGTAGCTTCGGTCAAAGCGGATGAAATGAGAACATTTCCCGCCGGAAATGTGGCTGACATGTTACGTGGACGTGCCGCAGGTGTGAATGTAACGAGTAGTTCCGGACGGCCGGGATCGACTCCTTCGATTACCATTCGTGGTTCCCGTTCTATCAGTGCGGACAATGCACCTTTATATATTATAGATGGTTCTCCTTCCAGTGCAACAGAGTTCAGTACGTTGAGTGCGGATGATATTGAATCGGTTGAAATCCTGAAAGATGCTGCGTCACAGGCTATTTATGGTGCACGCGCCAGTGACGGTGTGGTACTGGTGACTACCAAACGTGGTAAAGCCGGAAAAGTGGAAGTCAACTATAATGGTTATCTGGGTATTCAATCTCTCTGGAGAAATTTCGATTTCTACTCTCCCGAAGAATATATGCAGCTTCGTCGTGAAGCAAAGGCGCATGATAAAGGAATAATTGATGCGCGTGAGATTTCTATAGCCGAAGCGTTGGAAGACGAGGTGATGCAGCGGGTATGGGCCAGTGGAAAGTTTATCGACTGGGAAAAAGAAATGTTCAGAAATGCAATCTATCATAATCACGACGTCAGTGTACGTGGAGGAACAGAAAAAATCAAAGTATCGGCAGGTGCCAATTACTTTGACCAACAAGGAATGGTGGTTACCGGATCGGGGTATCAGAAGTTTTCTTTAAGACTGAATCTGGACTTTGAAATAGCCAAATGGATTAGTTTCGGTATCAATTCTTCTTATGCGATGACAAAACAAGATCGTGAGGATGGTAACTTTAATGATTTTATTACCAGTTCTCCATTGGCGGAGATATATGATGCGGATGGCAAGTATACAAAATATATCAACTCGGAAGGAAATTATAATCCTTTGTACCGTGCCGAACATTATGGACGTGAAGTAACCCGTGATAATTACCGCCTGAACTTTTTTATGGATGTGAAACCTTTCAAGGGATTCAATTATCGTCTGAATACTTCTGTTTATAATCAGACGTCTGAAGACGGTTCTTATAAAGATTCCCAATATCCGGGAGGCGGAGGAACGGCCGTTCTTGACGAATCGCGTACACAGAACTGGCTGGTTGAGAACATTGTGACCTATAAAGTGCCTATCCGGAACAAGAAACACCAGTTGACATTGACCGGCGTTCAGTCTGTCGACCATAATGGGTCGAAGTCTATCGGGTACTCGGTTGAGAATCTTCCGGTGGATAAAGACTGGAACTTCATTTCTCAAGGTGAGTTTACAGGCAAGCCTCGTCGTCAGTTTAATGAAAATAACCTGGTGTCTTTCATGGCTCGGGCGCAATATTCGCTTTTAGATCGTTATTTGTTGAACGTGGCTGTCCGCCGTGACGGTTCCAGCCGTTTCGGAAAAGAAAATAAATGGGGAACTTTCCCGTCGGCAGCTTTTGCCTGGCGTGTCAATCAGGAGAGTTTCCTAAGAGATGTGTCGTGGATTGATAACCTGAAACTGCGTGTAAGTTATGGTATTGTAGGTAATCAGAACGGTATCGGCAATTATACTACTTTGGGACTGGCTGATAATAAAGAATATGAGTTTGGAAATGTTTTTCAAATGGGATATTTGCCGAGCAAGGAACTGTCTAATCCAAACCTGAAATGGGAACAGTCTGCAACAGCTAACTTTGGTGTTGACTTTAGTTTCTTCAATGGGCGTCTGAATGGTACGGTTGAGTATTATAATACACATACGAAGGATTTGTTGGTGAAACGTTCCCTGAATGCGTCACTCGGATATACTACCATGCTAGATAATCTGGGAAAGACGAAATCCAGTGGTATCGATCTTTCTTTAAATGGTGACGTGGTACGTACAAAGGAGTTTACCTGGACACTCGGAACTAATTTCAGCATGTATAAGAATGAAATTGTCCGTATTGACGATACTCTCGATGAGAACGGGAAACCGGCAAGTCAGGTAGCCCAGGGGTGGATTATCGGAGAACCGATCAATGTATACTATGATTATCTGATAGATGGAATTTTTCAGTATGATGATTTTGATATCACTCGTGATGGTACGGGAAATCTGGTCTATACCCTGAAAAACACCTATGATAGTGATAATGACGGTGTGGCCGACAGTCCGATTAATTACGGTGGCGCTATTGAACCGGGAATGGTCAAGGTGCGTGATAACAACGGGGATGGAAAGATTACAGCTGATGACAGGGTACCTATCCGTAAAGATCCGAAGTTTACACTCTCCCTTTCTTCTACATGGAACTGGAAAGGATTTGACCTGTTCATGGACTGGTATGGAGTTTCCGGCAGAAAGATTAAGAACGGTTATTTGTACGAGTATAATTCCGGTGGTTCTTTACGTGGAAAATTGAATGGGGTGAAGGTGGATTATTGGACTCCGTTCAATCCTTCGAACAAATTCCCACGTCCTTCTTATAGTGCGGACCCTGCATATTTGAGTGCCATTGCCATTCAGGATGCTTCTTATATCCGTTTACGCACCTTACAACTGGGATATACTTTCCCCACCCGACTATTGAAGAATACTCCGATTCATAAATTACGCTTGTATGCAACAGCTACTAACTTGCTGACATTTACGGAGTTTAAATCTTATAGTCCCGAACTGACTCCAGGGTCTTATCCGGAGTCCAGACAATATGTGTTTGGTGTCAATGTTTCATTCTAA